A region of Siniperca chuatsi isolate FFG_IHB_CAS linkage group LG23, ASM2008510v1, whole genome shotgun sequence DNA encodes the following proteins:
- the lum gene encoding lumican: protein MFPLRGPLLAVLVSVALCQDYYDDYQPLSILGPSGPNCNQECDCPIMFPSAMYCDNRKLKFVPIVPTGIKYLYLQNNQIEEIKAGVFDNVTDVLRWLVLDNNQITNAKIAKGTIDKLTALEKLFFSNNNLTEPVVPPSKSLDELKMMHNKLSKFPSGLLIDKENLTSINLQHNQLTSDAIAGAFKGPKKLLSLDVSHNKLKKLPAGIPSSLEILYADYNDIDGVGAGYLNKLPSLQYLRISHNKLVDSGLPAGVFNASSLVELDLSFNKLQSIPEINEQLEQLYLQANEINKFDLASFCKFIGPLNYSRLKHLRLDANNITHNSMPPDSSNCLRQASDIMFE, encoded by the exons ATGTTTCCTCTCCGTGGACCCCTGTTGGCTGTATTGGTCAGCGTAGCCCTGTGCCAGGATTATTACGACGACTACCAGCCTCTTTCCATTCTAGGACCCTCAGGGCCCAACTGTAATCAAGAATGCGATTGCCCAATCATGTTCCCCAGCGCCATGTATTGCGACAACCGCAAGCTCAAGTTTGTTCCCATAGTCCCAACAGGGATCAAGTACCTGTACCTCCAGAACAACCAGATAGAAGAGATCAAGGCTGGTGTGTTTGATAATGTTACTGATGTACTTCGATGGCTGGTACTTGACAACAACCAGATTACCAATGCTAAGATAGCAAAGGGCACAATTGACAAACTCACAGCCCTGGAGAAGCTATTCTTCAGCAACAACAACCTGACAGAGCCAGTCGTCCCTCCCTCAAAGTCCCTTGATGAGCTGAAGATGATGCACAACAAATTGTCCAAGTTCCCCTCTGGACTCTTGATCGACAAAGAGAATTTGACCTCCATCAACCTTCAGCACAATCAGCTTACCTCTGATGCCATTGCGGGGGCATTCAAAGGGCCAAAGAAGCTGCTGTCCCTGGATGTGAGCCACAACAAGCTGAAGAAGCTGCCAGCCGGAATCCCCAGTTCACTGGAAATCCTCTATGCTGACTACAACGACATTGATGGTGTTGGAGCAGGATACCTGAACAAGCTGCCCTCACTGCAGTACCTAAGGATCTCCCACAACAAGCTGGTGGACtccggactccctgctggagTGTTCAATGCGTCATCGCTAGTGGAGCTGGATCTGTCTTTCAACAAACTGCAGTCCATCCCTGAGATCAACGAGCAGCTGGAGCAACTCTACCTCCAGGCCAACGAGATCAACA AGTTTGACCTGGCAAGTTTCTGCAAGTTCATTGGACCCCTCAACTATTCCCGCCTGAAGCATCTGCGTCTGGACGCCAACAACATCACACACAACAGCATGCCCCCTGACTCCTCCAACTGCCTGCGCCAAGCTTCAGATATCATGTTTGAATAA